Proteins from a genomic interval of Watersipora subatra chromosome 10, tzWatSuba1.1, whole genome shotgun sequence:
- the LOC137406294 gene encoding S-adenosylmethionine-dependent methyltransferase Rv2258c-like isoform X2 gives MSEEAFTQRVMDTLTQGFVSAGIAMGKRLGLFDGLAKLSQTRESAVTSAQLAEELQYRERYVREWLNALVCGDVIDHVEIEGEDRYWIASYKVATLVGEGCPAINSELLAGVLSNARNVEKCFAVDGPLGRDVDEYPGLHDFLAKHSTPWADARNVKDLLADASLIKLLDLPNVTYEVLDACNVPSDREDRFDLIMLFDVFHDVSYPSKLLAGVLQLLNEGGLFLMSDLDMFGSVQENKTKCAGAGSALYIVSCLYCVPTSLRFPGGAGLGACCGPQAIEQLLNESGLTDVTSSSTDLGRTFRATKSSEVVTSKKAKTESSKGT, from the exons ATGTCGGAAGAAGCTTTCACGCAGAGGGTCATGGACACACTCACCCAGGGATTTGTGTCAGCAGGCATCGCCATGG GTAAAAGGTTAGGCTTATTTGATGGACTCGCTAAACTGTCACAGACTAGAGAGTCAGCAGTTACTAGTGCGCAGCTAGCTGAAGAGCTACAGTACAGGGAAAG ATATGTACGTGAATGGCTGAACGCGTTGGTGTGCGGTGATGTCATTGACCATGTTGAGATAGAGGGGGAGGATAGATACTGGATAGCTTCGTATAAAGTCGCCACCCTAGTCGGCGAAGGGTGCCCCGCTATCAATTCTGAACTTCTTGCTGGAGTCTTGAGTAATGCGAGAAATGTTGAGAAGTGCTTTGCCGTTGATGGACCTTTAG GAAGAGACGTTGATGAGTATCCCGGGCTACACGATTTCCTAGCTAAGCACTCAACTCCATGGGCTGATGCACGCAATGTGAAGGACTTGCTAGCTGATGCTAGTCTTATCAAATTACTAG ACTTGCCCAATGTTACTTACGAAGTTCTTGATGCTTGCAATGTGCCATCGGATCGGGAAGACAGATTCGACTTGATTATGCTCTTCGATGTTTTCCATGATGTGTCATATCCTTCAAAGCTGCTCGCCGGGGTACTCCAACTACTCAATGAAGGAGGGCTATTTCTAATGTCTGATCTTGATATGTTCGGCAGTGTCCAAGAGAATAAAACAAAATGTG CTGGCGCAGGTTCTGCACTATACATTGTCAGCTGCCTATACTGTGTGCCTACATCTCTACGATTCCCTGGAGGTGCTGGTCTAGGCGCGTGCTGTGGTCCTCAGGCTATCGAGCAACTACTTAATGAAAGTGGACTTACAGATGTTACGTCATCATCTACAGACCTCGGTCGGACATTCCGAGCTACAAAGTCATCCGAGGTGGTGACGAGTAAAAAAGCCAAAACTGAGTCAAGTAAAGGGACTTAA
- the LOC137406294 gene encoding S-adenosylmethionine-dependent methyltransferase Rv2258c-like isoform X1, giving the protein MSEEAFTQRVMDTLTQGFVSAGIAMGKRLGLFDGLAKLSQTRESAVTSAQLAEELQYRERYVREWLNALVCGDVIDHVEIEGEDRYWIASYKVATLVGEGCPAINSELLAGVLSNARNVEKCFAVDGPLGRDVDEYPGLHDFLAKHSTPWADARNVKDLLADASLIKLLESGGRVLEIGCGGGVPIKAMASVFPNSSFVASDISEQILDKAKLNCKDLPNVTYEVLDACNVPSDREDRFDLIMLFDVFHDVSYPSKLLAGVLQLLNEGGLFLMSDLDMFGSVQENKTKCAGAGSALYIVSCLYCVPTSLRFPGGAGLGACCGPQAIEQLLNESGLTDVTSSSTDLGRTFRATKSSEVVTSKKAKTESSKGT; this is encoded by the exons ATGTCGGAAGAAGCTTTCACGCAGAGGGTCATGGACACACTCACCCAGGGATTTGTGTCAGCAGGCATCGCCATGG GTAAAAGGTTAGGCTTATTTGATGGACTCGCTAAACTGTCACAGACTAGAGAGTCAGCAGTTACTAGTGCGCAGCTAGCTGAAGAGCTACAGTACAGGGAAAG ATATGTACGTGAATGGCTGAACGCGTTGGTGTGCGGTGATGTCATTGACCATGTTGAGATAGAGGGGGAGGATAGATACTGGATAGCTTCGTATAAAGTCGCCACCCTAGTCGGCGAAGGGTGCCCCGCTATCAATTCTGAACTTCTTGCTGGAGTCTTGAGTAATGCGAGAAATGTTGAGAAGTGCTTTGCCGTTGATGGACCTTTAG GAAGAGACGTTGATGAGTATCCCGGGCTACACGATTTCCTAGCTAAGCACTCAACTCCATGGGCTGATGCACGCAATGTGAAGGACTTGCTAGCTGATGCTAGTCTTATCAAATTACTAG AGAGTGGTGGACGGGTGCTGGAAATCGGCTGTGGCGGCGGGGTTCCCATCAAGGCTATGGCATCTGTTTTCCCAAACAGCAGCTTTGTAGCCTCCGATATATCAGAACAAATACTGGATAAAGCAAAACTGAACTGCAAGG ACTTGCCCAATGTTACTTACGAAGTTCTTGATGCTTGCAATGTGCCATCGGATCGGGAAGACAGATTCGACTTGATTATGCTCTTCGATGTTTTCCATGATGTGTCATATCCTTCAAAGCTGCTCGCCGGGGTACTCCAACTACTCAATGAAGGAGGGCTATTTCTAATGTCTGATCTTGATATGTTCGGCAGTGTCCAAGAGAATAAAACAAAATGTG CTGGCGCAGGTTCTGCACTATACATTGTCAGCTGCCTATACTGTGTGCCTACATCTCTACGATTCCCTGGAGGTGCTGGTCTAGGCGCGTGCTGTGGTCCTCAGGCTATCGAGCAACTACTTAATGAAAGTGGACTTACAGATGTTACGTCATCATCTACAGACCTCGGTCGGACATTCCGAGCTACAAAGTCATCCGAGGTGGTGACGAGTAAAAAAGCCAAAACTGAGTCAAGTAAAGGGACTTAA